A single window of Parabacteroides sp. FAFU027 DNA harbors:
- the porQ gene encoding type IX secretion system protein PorQ produces MRYKILTLLLILPAMALLAQDGQSAFGFLRLPASPYIAALGGTNVSLVTSENSTAYQNPALLSHSFDKQLSLGYMNYVADINSGAAMYSKAASPRANWAIGMQFCSYGTFKETNEINEELGTFTAQDMALNGIYSYKFTDKWSGGITGKAIYSALADYTSFAIGVDLGLNYYDEAHNFSLGMALKNLGGQIVRYDNVYESLPFDFQIGLSKKLAHAPFRFHTTLHYLTVWDMSLNRSTDASISTTAYTGSSDNFLKTLSKHCVFGVDMLLSKNFYLALAYNPKTSDDFRLLEQKGMQGFSFGTGFKVSRFNVSAAYYSQHVNASTLMVGINTTIGKL; encoded by the coding sequence ATGAGATATAAGATATTGACTTTACTATTGATTTTACCTGCTATGGCACTTTTGGCACAGGATGGGCAAAGTGCTTTTGGATTCCTCCGGCTACCGGCCTCTCCCTACATTGCTGCTTTGGGAGGAACGAATGTGTCATTGGTGACTTCGGAAAATTCAACAGCTTATCAGAATCCTGCGTTATTGTCTCACTCTTTTGACAAGCAGTTGAGCCTGGGGTATATGAATTATGTGGCTGATATAAATTCCGGGGCTGCTATGTATAGTAAGGCTGCTTCTCCCCGTGCGAATTGGGCCATTGGCATGCAGTTTTGTAGCTATGGCACTTTTAAAGAAACGAATGAGATAAATGAGGAGCTGGGGACATTTACAGCTCAGGATATGGCTCTTAACGGCATCTATTCCTATAAATTCACCGATAAATGGTCGGGGGGAATTACCGGGAAAGCGATTTATTCAGCTTTGGCGGATTATACCTCATTTGCAATTGGCGTGGATTTAGGACTGAATTATTACGATGAAGCACACAATTTTTCATTGGGGATGGCTTTGAAAAATCTTGGAGGACAGATTGTCCGTTACGATAACGTTTACGAATCGCTACCATTCGATTTTCAGATTGGTCTTTCAAAGAAATTGGCTCATGCTCCATTCCGATTCCATACCACTTTACATTATCTGACGGTATGGGATATGTCTCTTAATCGTTCGACAGATGCTTCGATTTCTACAACGGCTTATACAGGCAGTTCTGATAACTTTCTTAAGACATTGTCCAAGCATTGTGTGTTTGGAGTTGACATGCTTTTATCTAAGAACTTCTATCTCGCATTAGCATATAATCCAAAGACCTCGGATGACTTCCGGTTGTTGGAACAGAAAGGCATGCAGGGCTTTTCGTTTGGAACGGGATTTAAGGTGAGCCGGTTTAATGTAAGTGCCGCCTATTACTCACAGCATGTGAATGCTTCAACCCTTATGGTCGGAATAAATACAACCATTGGCAAACTATAA
- a CDS encoding Ig-like domain-containing domain — MNSRISYFSLFISSVFAFIVSSCANIGRPGGGPIDVTPPVLLKSTPEQGATFFKKKKIELEFDEIIQVEKPGEKITVSPPQTNPPEIYTAGKKIIVELKDSLRNNTTYTIDFSDAIVDNNEKNPFPNFALSFSTGGTIDSLEVGGVLLNAEDLEPVTGMYVGLQPDLVDSAFRKKPFVKITRSDASGNFTLKNVAAGKYRIYALKDANRDYKFDQPGEDIAFLDSVIIPSYKLVEKTDTIWKDKLKHKMDTVRSVLAKQYLPNNLLLRAFNENFKSQYLDKTERKERNHLLITFAAPAKELPRLRPLNFPAKNWARLERSATNDTLNFWIKDSTIYKSDTLRLEATYLHTDSLRRLIPQTDTLTFTFHDIKLAPSKKPKKKDENAKVEKPALQVESKFGGSMDLYGLMDFSLPVPIDSIDEKKFHFEEKRDSLWHALKTPPFAYDSLNIRRFNLKYKWAPGQEYRLKVDSAAIYGINGLCNKPIEKSFKVKNVEDYSGFFINVAGINDSAFVELLNESDKMVRREPVIKGVAEFFYVNPGTYYARLIWDKNKNGKWDTGNFGQKLQPEQVYYHPGKFQLRTNWDVEEQGWNPLALPLDKQKPRKLVKNKPKEKVKRDPITGKVIPSTPVKENTEEEQQSPVTE, encoded by the coding sequence ATGAACAGTCGAATTTCATATTTCTCCTTATTTATATCATCCGTTTTCGCTTTTATCGTTTCGTCGTGTGCCAATATCGGCCGTCCGGGAGGTGGTCCTATTGATGTCACGCCTCCGGTATTATTGAAAAGCACACCGGAGCAGGGGGCAACTTTTTTCAAGAAAAAGAAAATCGAGCTGGAATTCGATGAAATCATACAGGTGGAAAAACCGGGCGAGAAAATTACCGTTTCTCCTCCGCAAACGAATCCTCCTGAAATTTATACGGCAGGTAAAAAGATTATAGTTGAACTCAAAGATTCACTTCGTAACAATACGACCTATACAATTGACTTCTCGGATGCGATTGTCGATAATAACGAGAAGAATCCATTTCCAAATTTTGCCCTTTCGTTCTCAACCGGAGGCACTATCGATAGTCTGGAAGTTGGCGGTGTTTTGCTCAATGCAGAAGATCTGGAACCGGTTACGGGAATGTACGTTGGTTTGCAGCCGGATTTGGTTGATTCGGCATTCCGCAAGAAGCCATTCGTGAAAATTACCCGTTCGGATGCTTCCGGTAATTTTACATTGAAAAATGTAGCTGCAGGAAAGTATCGCATTTATGCATTGAAAGATGCGAACCGCGATTATAAATTTGACCAACCCGGTGAAGATATTGCATTCCTCGATTCGGTAATTATACCTTCTTATAAATTGGTTGAAAAAACCGATACGATTTGGAAAGATAAACTTAAGCATAAAATGGATACGGTTCGCTCTGTACTAGCGAAGCAATATTTACCGAATAATCTGTTGTTGCGCGCTTTCAACGAGAACTTCAAGTCGCAATACCTGGATAAAACCGAGCGTAAAGAGCGCAATCATCTATTGATTACCTTTGCTGCTCCGGCAAAAGAGTTACCCCGTTTGCGCCCGCTCAATTTTCCTGCAAAAAACTGGGCCAGACTGGAGCGAAGTGCAACTAACGATACATTAAACTTCTGGATTAAGGATTCCACCATTTATAAGAGTGATACCTTAAGACTGGAGGCTACCTATTTGCATACCGATTCTTTACGCAGGCTCATTCCTCAGACGGATACATTGACTTTTACTTTTCATGATATAAAGTTAGCTCCCTCCAAAAAGCCTAAAAAGAAAGATGAGAACGCCAAAGTGGAAAAACCTGCCCTTCAGGTTGAATCAAAATTCGGAGGTTCAATGGATTTGTATGGCTTGATGGACTTTTCTCTTCCTGTTCCAATTGATTCCATTGACGAGAAAAAGTTCCATTTCGAAGAAAAGAGAGATTCGCTCTGGCATGCTTTAAAAACTCCGCCATTTGCGTATGATTCGTTGAATATCCGGAGGTTTAATCTCAAATATAAGTGGGCACCCGGCCAGGAATATCGTCTGAAGGTGGATTCGGCGGCAATTTACGGCATAAATGGCCTATGCAATAAACCGATTGAGAAATCATTCAAGGTTAAAAATGTCGAGGATTATTCCGGATTCTTTATCAATGTCGCAGGAATAAACGATAGCGCTTTTGTCGAATTGCTTAATGAAAGCGATAAGATGGTTCGCCGTGAACCGGTTATTAAAGGCGTGGCAGAGTTTTTCTATGTCAATCCGGGAACCTATTATGCACGTCTTATTTGGGATAAAAATAAAAATGGGAAATGGGATACCGGTAATTTCGGGCAAAAATTGCAGCCGGAGCAAGTCTATTATCATCCTGGGAAATTCCAACTGCGGACAAACTGGGATGTAGAAGAGCAGGGCTGGAATCCACTTGCTTTGCCTTTGGATAAACAAAAACCACGTAAACTGGTGAAGAATAAGCCAAAAGAAAAGGTGAAACGTGACCCGATAACGGGAAAAGTGATTCCATCAACTCCCGTAAAAGAGAATACAGAAGAGGAACAGCAATCTCCTGTTACAGAATAG
- a CDS encoding DUF2851 family protein, translated as MEQLLQYIWKYRLYTADSLQTTAGAEVDVIDAGQHNTNSGPDFFNAKVKLDGTVWAGNVEIHLRSSDWMRHGHHEDKAYDSVILNVVEVCDAVIVRSNGEIVPQLVLPFPETMREHYRHLVAADSAIPCRNQLGEIDPFLFSSWKNVLLTERLERKTEAIRLLLEQNKQNWEEAFYITLLRSFGMGINSDAFERLARSLPLNFILKHSDSLLQVEAFFFGQAGLLIEEPDNAYLQLLQREYRFLQNKFALKPIEPEAWRFLRLRPANFPHIRLAQMAALYHKMPMLFSKIIQIVKPDEFYALMTVEPSVYWQTHYDFEAESVKRTKHLGKTALQVALINAVVPMMFAYGMSTGQEELCNRALSLLEEIQGEDNAIVRNWKSAGVSVESAYDSQAVIQLQKEYCDKKKCLYCRIGHRILSRK; from the coding sequence ATGGAACAATTGCTGCAATACATCTGGAAATACCGCCTTTACACCGCCGATTCTCTTCAAACCACCGCAGGAGCAGAGGTGGATGTGATTGATGCCGGCCAGCACAATACAAATTCTGGCCCGGACTTTTTTAATGCCAAAGTCAAACTCGATGGAACGGTCTGGGCGGGAAATGTCGAGATTCACCTCCGCTCATCCGACTGGATGCGGCACGGACATCACGAAGATAAAGCCTATGACTCGGTCATACTAAATGTGGTAGAGGTTTGTGATGCGGTGATTGTCCGCTCTAATGGGGAGATTGTCCCGCAATTAGTATTGCCCTTTCCCGAAACGATGCGTGAGCATTACCGCCATCTGGTAGCTGCCGATTCGGCTATTCCCTGCCGCAATCAGTTGGGTGAAATTGATCCGTTTCTCTTTTCTTCCTGGAAAAATGTATTGTTGACTGAACGTTTGGAACGAAAAACGGAAGCCATCCGTTTGTTATTGGAACAAAACAAGCAAAATTGGGAAGAGGCCTTCTATATTACCCTGTTACGCAGTTTTGGGATGGGTATCAACAGCGATGCATTCGAACGTTTGGCACGCAGTCTGCCGTTGAATTTTATTTTAAAGCACAGCGATTCGTTGCTTCAGGTCGAGGCATTCTTTTTCGGTCAGGCCGGATTGTTGATTGAGGAGCCTGACAATGCTTACCTGCAATTGCTTCAGCGGGAATATCGTTTTTTGCAGAATAAATTCGCTCTCAAACCGATTGAGCCTGAGGCGTGGCGATTCCTGCGGCTTCGTCCGGCCAATTTTCCGCACATTCGTTTGGCTCAAATGGCAGCTCTTTATCACAAAATGCCGATGTTATTTTCCAAAATCATACAAATTGTGAAACCGGATGAATTTTACGCATTGATGACGGTTGAGCCGAGTGTTTATTGGCAAACGCATTATGACTTTGAGGCAGAAAGCGTGAAACGGACCAAGCATCTGGGCAAAACGGCTTTACAGGTGGCGCTGATTAATGCTGTTGTTCCGATGATGTTTGCTTATGGAATGTCAACCGGTCAGGAGGAACTGTGTAACCGAGCGTTGTCTTTGCTGGAAGAGATTCAGGGCGAGGATAATGCTATTGTCAGAAATTGGAAATCAGCGGGAGTGTCGGTGGAGTCGGCTTATGATTCGCAGGCTGTTATTCAGTTGCAAAAGGAGTATTGCGACAAGAAGAAATGTCTCTATTGCCGCATCGGGCACCGCATTCTGAGCCGGAAATAA
- the dapB gene encoding 4-hydroxy-tetrahydrodipicolinate reductase, with product MKIALIGYGKMGHEIEQIAISRGHEIVSIIDVNNPDDFTSEAFQSAEVAIEFTAPSVALENYRKCFAVNMPVVAGTTGWLDNMPEIKEACDNNGKTFFYASNYSLGVNIFFALNKHLAKIMNNFPDYDVKMTEIHHIHKLDAPSGTAITLAEGVLENIDRKTKWALKDGSNSANELAIEALREGEVPGYHSIIYESVVDTITITHDAKSRKGFALGAVVAAEFTAGKKGFLTMEDMLKF from the coding sequence ATGAAAATAGCATTGATTGGCTACGGCAAAATGGGTCACGAAATCGAACAAATCGCGATCAGCAGAGGACACGAAATCGTAAGTATCATTGATGTAAATAATCCGGATGATTTCACTTCCGAAGCGTTTCAAAGTGCAGAGGTAGCCATCGAATTTACCGCGCCATCGGTTGCGCTAGAGAATTACCGCAAATGTTTTGCTGTGAATATGCCTGTTGTGGCAGGTACAACCGGCTGGTTGGACAATATGCCGGAGATTAAAGAGGCTTGTGACAACAATGGAAAAACCTTCTTCTACGCTTCAAACTACAGCCTGGGTGTGAATATCTTCTTTGCACTCAACAAACACCTGGCTAAAATCATGAATAATTTCCCTGACTATGATGTAAAAATGACCGAGATCCACCACATTCATAAACTGGATGCACCAAGTGGAACAGCAATTACATTAGCAGAAGGTGTACTCGAGAATATTGACCGCAAAACCAAATGGGCGCTCAAAGACGGTTCTAATAGTGCAAACGAGCTGGCAATCGAAGCTCTTCGTGAAGGTGAAGTTCCGGGTTACCACTCAATCATTTACGAATCTGTAGTAGATACTATCACCATCACTCACGATGCGAAAAGCCGCAAGGGTTTTGCCCTTGGAGCTGTGGTTGCCGCTGAGTTTACCGCGGGCAAAAAAGGCTTCCTAACCATGGAAGACATGTTGAAATTCTGA
- a CDS encoding S26 family signal peptidase, producing the protein MKKFAPKQWIKFIVAAVLLILFADWVGNFWILLLLPVIFDIYLSKRVNYGFWKKWENKTARKVMEWVDAILFALVAVYFINTFFFQNYKIPSSSLEKTLLVGDFLFVSKVSYGARVPNTPLSFPLAQHTLPILDCKSYIEWPQWEYKRLSGFGTVKRYDIVVFNFPAGDTVALKVQNPDIYSSYYTEGDRQLQSMGQPFVKDSMNHNAYANKCIAIGRELVKANQGTYGEIVYRPVDRRENYVKRCVGLPGDVLQIVNNQLFINQKKMANPEHLQFNYFVKTDGASLSEEYLRSLGISKDDIQLYEAGDWQRQLGIEPDANGQFTQLYHFPLTQEVLGKLKQNKSVVKVIIEPDLMGGPVYPLNGFKVWSRDNYGPLWIPQKGKTLKLSLYNLPIYERCIRDYERNKLEVKDGKIMINGKITDRYTFKMDYYWMMGDNRHMSADSRYWGFVPEDHVVGKPILIWLSLDKDRGLFDGGIRFKRLFNVVHN; encoded by the coding sequence ATGAAAAAATTTGCACCGAAGCAGTGGATTAAGTTCATTGTCGCTGCTGTGCTTCTGATTCTCTTTGCAGACTGGGTTGGCAACTTCTGGATTTTGCTGTTGCTGCCGGTCATCTTTGACATTTACCTTTCAAAACGTGTTAATTACGGCTTTTGGAAGAAATGGGAAAATAAAACAGCCCGCAAAGTGATGGAATGGGTCGATGCAATCCTTTTTGCACTTGTAGCCGTCTATTTCATCAATACCTTCTTTTTCCAAAATTACAAGATACCCTCTTCATCGTTGGAAAAGACGCTTTTGGTGGGTGATTTCCTTTTTGTAAGTAAGGTGAGCTACGGTGCACGCGTGCCAAATACTCCGCTTTCATTTCCATTGGCACAACACACGCTGCCAATCCTGGATTGCAAATCGTACATCGAGTGGCCGCAATGGGAATACAAGCGCCTTTCTGGCTTTGGCACAGTTAAACGCTATGACATTGTGGTATTTAACTTCCCGGCGGGCGATACCGTAGCGTTGAAGGTGCAAAATCCTGACATTTACTCATCGTATTATACCGAAGGCGATCGTCAGTTGCAAAGCATGGGGCAACCCTTCGTCAAAGATTCGATGAATCACAATGCATACGCCAATAAATGTATTGCCATTGGCCGTGAACTAGTAAAAGCCAACCAGGGAACTTACGGAGAGATTGTTTATCGTCCTGTTGATCGCCGGGAGAATTATGTAAAACGTTGCGTTGGACTTCCGGGGGATGTTTTACAAATCGTAAACAACCAGCTTTTTATCAATCAAAAGAAAATGGCGAATCCGGAACACCTTCAGTTTAACTATTTCGTGAAAACTGACGGAGCATCACTAAGTGAAGAATATCTTCGTTCACTTGGTATTAGCAAAGACGATATTCAGCTTTATGAAGCAGGCGATTGGCAGAGACAATTGGGCATTGAACCTGATGCTAACGGTCAATTTACCCAACTGTATCATTTCCCATTGACCCAAGAGGTTTTAGGCAAACTGAAACAGAACAAATCTGTGGTGAAAGTCATCATTGAACCGGACCTGATGGGAGGACCAGTTTATCCATTGAACGGGTTCAAAGTTTGGTCACGCGATAATTACGGACCGCTCTGGATTCCACAGAAAGGCAAGACGCTTAAATTGAGTCTCTATAACCTTCCAATCTACGAACGTTGCATCCGTGATTACGAACGCAACAAACTGGAAGTAAAAGATGGCAAAATCATGATTAACGGCAAGATTACAGACCGTTACACCTTCAAAATGGACTACTACTGGATGATGGGTGACAACCGTCACATGTCGGCAGACTCTCGTTACTGGGGTTTTGTACCCGAAGACCACGTTGTAGGAAAACCAATACTCATTTGGCTCTCTCTCGACAAGGACCGTGGTCTGTTTGATGGCGGTATCCGCTTTAAACGCCTGTTTAACGTGGTGCATAACTAA
- a CDS encoding hydrolase, translating to MKTETQNEEICCPLIEVDKWDNQILEWNDKLFAKERVRTFFYMPLNFSQVMKRFDAKMREHNISFPDYLCLSDHTSKWNMDLYLAVDKEIPGINHARLSGKMFTKVYEGPFKETGNWCKDFQRIAAEKGYKIGKMYMWYTVCPKCAKKYGKNYVFIFGQIE from the coding sequence ATGAAAACAGAAACACAAAACGAAGAAATCTGCTGTCCTTTGATTGAAGTCGATAAATGGGACAACCAAATCCTGGAATGGAATGATAAACTGTTCGCTAAAGAGCGTGTACGTACCTTCTTTTACATGCCGTTGAATTTTAGTCAGGTAATGAAGCGTTTCGATGCTAAAATGCGCGAGCACAACATCTCTTTCCCCGACTACCTCTGCCTTTCAGACCATACTTCTAAGTGGAATATGGATCTTTACCTCGCTGTGGACAAGGAAATCCCCGGCATAAATCACGCACGGCTGAGTGGAAAGATGTTCACAAAGGTTTATGAAGGGCCTTTCAAGGAAACAGGCAACTGGTGCAAGGATTTCCAACGAATTGCAGCCGAAAAAGGGTACAAAATCGGGAAAATGTATATGTGGTACACCGTTTGCCCCAAATGTGCGAAGAAATACGGAAAGAATTACGTCTTTATTTTTGGCCAAATCGAATAA
- a CDS encoding DUF3788 family protein, which produces MDTSIFMDKAVLPDEEGLKSAIGNTYPLWQALKEYVYTKYPKATEEWFHSGKNYGWGFRIKDKKRAIIYLLPRDGYFKAAFMFGQKATDAIMASDIEEAIKTELMAATVYMEGRGIRIGILEEKQLDDINKLIDIKLTF; this is translated from the coding sequence ATGGACACGAGCATTTTCATGGATAAGGCAGTTCTTCCTGACGAAGAGGGATTAAAATCGGCCATCGGAAACACCTACCCATTGTGGCAGGCCTTAAAAGAATATGTGTACACAAAATACCCGAAGGCAACCGAGGAATGGTTTCATTCAGGCAAGAATTATGGTTGGGGCTTCCGTATAAAAGACAAGAAACGGGCTATTATTTACCTACTGCCCCGCGATGGTTATTTCAAAGCGGCCTTTATGTTTGGGCAAAAGGCAACTGATGCCATCATGGCCAGCGATATTGAAGAGGCAATCAAGACCGAACTGATGGCAGCCACCGTTTATATGGAAGGACGCGGCATTCGTATCGGTATTTTGGAAGAAAAACAGCTCGATGATATCAATAAACTGATTGATATTAAATTAACATTTTGA
- a CDS encoding DUF1697 domain-containing protein gives MQTYIAILRGINVSGNRMIKMDTLRQMFSDMGFTGVKSYIQSGNIIFQSKNGNDTKFEQKITEEILFRFGFDVPVIVLSRDELRIIIEQNPYLSDKSKESNHLHVTFLTEKPLQSLVDKLNADKSLTDDFKTRGRVVYLYCPNGYSKTKISNSLIENRLKVIATTRNWKTCNELFSLATDELK, from the coding sequence ATGCAGACCTACATTGCCATATTACGCGGCATCAACGTCAGCGGAAACCGCATGATAAAGATGGATACACTCCGCCAAATGTTTTCCGACATGGGATTTACCGGGGTTAAGAGCTATATCCAGAGCGGAAACATAATCTTCCAAAGTAAAAATGGAAACGATACGAAGTTTGAGCAAAAAATAACGGAGGAAATCCTTTTCCGATTCGGATTTGACGTTCCGGTGATTGTCCTGAGCCGTGACGAACTGAGGATTATTATTGAGCAGAATCCCTATTTGTCTGATAAATCAAAGGAAAGCAACCACCTGCATGTCACTTTTCTGACCGAAAAGCCGTTACAATCTTTGGTTGATAAGTTAAATGCGGACAAAAGTCTTACAGATGATTTCAAAACCAGAGGACGAGTTGTCTATCTCTACTGTCCGAATGGATACAGCAAGACAAAAATCAGCAACAGCCTGATTGAAAACCGTCTCAAGGTCATCGCCACCACCCGCAACTGGAAAACCTGCAACGAACTCTTCTCTTTAGCGACCGATGAGCTGAAATAA
- a CDS encoding GlmU family protein: MNIILFDGKCRTDLLPFTFTRPVADIRVGIMTIREKWAKVFKAEFSYLTEEYLSEKFPLNETEENIYIAGNVLPSIELVDAILHLNEGEALFNDDLLIAVKGNRTAYEQAESLERVEYKEKLLAIRQSYDIFTLNGEAMEVDFRRLTIGRQSAALSPTVQVIGELCFADGTPKLFVEEGVTIECATINLKNGPVYLGKDVEIMEGSHIRAPFAACEHATVNMGAKIYGATTLGPYCKVGGELNNVVMFGYSNKAHDGFLGNAVIGEWCNLGAGTESSNLKNDYAEVKLWNYSSRRFAKTGLQFCGLMMGDYSKAGINTMFNTATVIGIGCNIYGSDFPRTYIPSFSEGGASGFKEANMKNFFATLEKVKARRKKELTDAERRICEVVLEQKI; this comes from the coding sequence ATGAATATTATCCTATTTGACGGAAAATGCAGAACAGACCTGCTTCCGTTTACCTTTACCCGACCTGTAGCCGACATCCGCGTCGGTATAATGACCATTCGCGAGAAATGGGCCAAAGTGTTTAAAGCTGAATTTTCCTATCTGACTGAAGAATACCTTTCAGAAAAGTTTCCCTTGAATGAGACCGAGGAAAATATCTACATCGCTGGAAATGTATTACCATCGATTGAGCTGGTTGACGCTATTCTTCACCTGAATGAAGGCGAAGCGCTGTTTAATGACGATTTGTTGATTGCGGTAAAAGGTAATCGTACAGCTTATGAGCAAGCGGAGTCGTTGGAACGCGTGGAATACAAGGAAAAACTGCTCGCTATTCGTCAAAGTTACGATATCTTCACGTTGAATGGAGAAGCGATGGAAGTGGATTTCCGTCGGTTGACCATTGGACGCCAAAGTGCTGCGTTGAGCCCGACTGTACAGGTGATTGGTGAGCTCTGCTTTGCAGATGGAACTCCGAAGCTATTTGTGGAAGAGGGCGTGACCATCGAATGTGCAACTATCAATCTGAAAAACGGTCCCGTTTATCTGGGAAAAGATGTTGAAATCATGGAAGGTTCGCATATCCGGGCACCATTTGCCGCCTGTGAGCACGCTACTGTGAATATGGGTGCGAAAATATACGGAGCAACGACATTAGGTCCTTACTGCAAAGTAGGAGGGGAGCTCAATAACGTAGTAATGTTTGGTTATTCCAATAAAGCTCACGACGGATTCCTGGGAAATGCCGTTATCGGAGAGTGGTGTAACCTCGGTGCCGGAACTGAATCGTCCAACCTGAAAAATGATTACGCAGAAGTGAAGCTGTGGAACTACTCTTCACGCCGTTTTGCTAAAACCGGACTGCAATTCTGTGGTTTGATGATGGGTGACTATTCCAAAGCAGGCATTAATACGATGTTTAATACAGCAACTGTTATCGGTATTGGTTGTAATATCTACGGTTCCGATTTTCCACGTACTTATATCCCGTCTTTTAGTGAAGGAGGTGCATCAGGCTTTAAAGAGGCGAATATGAAAAACTTCTTTGCAACTTTAGAGAAAGTCAAAGCCCGCCGGAAGAAAGAACTCACAGATGCAGAACGTCGCATTTGCGAAGTGGTGCTGGAGCAGAAGATATAA
- a CDS encoding dihydrofolate reductase: MSTISVICALAEDRGIGKKQELLWRLPNDMKRFKNLTEGHIVVMGRKTFESLPKGALPNRKNIVLTSMPEAMGTTCIACTTMEEAIQLSESDKEIFIIGGASVYQEALTKADKMYLTFVHSTFPDADVHFPEVNYDEWEEVNREDHKADDKNAYDYTFVDFVRKR, encoded by the coding sequence ATGTCAACAATTTCAGTTATTTGCGCCCTTGCCGAAGACCGTGGTATCGGAAAAAAACAGGAGCTTTTGTGGCGACTGCCCAACGATATGAAACGCTTCAAAAACCTCACTGAAGGGCATATTGTAGTGATGGGCCGCAAGACGTTTGAATCGTTGCCGAAAGGGGCGCTTCCCAATCGGAAAAACATTGTGCTGACCTCTATGCCCGAAGCCATGGGCACCACCTGTATTGCTTGTACTACGATGGAAGAGGCCATTCAGTTAAGTGAAAGCGACAAAGAGATTTTTATTATTGGTGGAGCTTCCGTCTATCAAGAGGCTTTGACAAAAGCAGATAAAATGTATCTGACTTTCGTCCATTCAACTTTTCCTGACGCCGATGTGCATTTCCCCGAAGTCAACTATGACGAATGGGAAGAGGTGAATCGCGAAGATCATAAAGCGGATGATAAGAACGCTTATGATTACACCTTTGTGGATTTCGTGAGAAAGAGATAA
- a CDS encoding thymidylate synthase translates to MKQYLDLLQRVLDEGVRKDDRTGTGTISVFGHQMRFNLEEGFPMLTTKKLHLKSIVHELLWFLAGDTNVKYLQDNGVRIWNEWADENGDLGHIYGYQWRSWPDYDGGHIDQITEIIDTIKNNPDSRRIIVSAWNVADIKNMKLPPCHAFFQFYVADGRLSLQLYQRSADVFLGVPFNIASYALLLMMVAQATGLKAGDFVHTFGDVHIYSNHIEQVKLQLSREPRALPRMEINPDVKDIFSFKYEDFTLCDYNPHPHIKADVSV, encoded by the coding sequence ATGAAGCAATATTTAGATTTACTACAGCGTGTTTTAGATGAAGGTGTGCGTAAAGATGACCGCACCGGTACGGGAACCATCAGCGTATTTGGCCATCAGATGCGTTTCAATCTCGAAGAGGGATTCCCGATGCTTACCACAAAAAAGCTTCACCTGAAGTCTATTGTTCACGAATTGCTTTGGTTTTTGGCAGGTGATACCAACGTAAAGTATCTTCAGGATAATGGAGTCCGTATCTGGAATGAATGGGCTGATGAGAATGGTGATTTAGGTCACATTTACGGTTATCAATGGCGTTCGTGGCCTGATTATGACGGTGGTCACATCGACCAGATTACCGAAATTATTGATACAATCAAGAATAATCCCGATTCACGCCGTATCATAGTAAGTGCATGGAACGTGGCCGATATTAAAAACATGAAGCTACCGCCTTGCCACGCTTTCTTCCAGTTTTATGTGGCAGATGGACGCCTTAGTCTGCAATTGTACCAACGCAGTGCCGATGTCTTTCTCGGCGTTCCTTTTAATATCGCTTCTTATGCTTTGTTGCTGATGATGGTTGCTCAGGCTACAGGTCTTAAAGCAGGTGACTTCGTACATACTTTCGGTGATGTACACATTTACTCTAATCATATTGAACAGGTTAAGCTCCAGCTTTCGCGCGAACCCCGCGCATTGCCCCGCATGGAGATTAATCCTGATGTAAAAGATATTTTCTCCTTTAAATATGAGGATTTCACACTTTGCGATTACAATCCGCATCCCCATATTAAAGCTGATGTTTCAGTTTAA